The Nocardioides salarius genome includes a region encoding these proteins:
- a CDS encoding metallophosphoesterase produces MRRSTLSRAVIGTLATLLAVGSTGVSAAGTEPSTPPPATATTSATAPTQGTSAGPTSPTRAPRLFVSEINGDNVGTDHYEYVELHNPGDEPVDLDAEGIELAYSLDDDDPSGAGVQPGDKQLARGGEGSTLPLPEVETVLPAHGTLVLWFQNSGASYLAKTDADFRAHYGLAEDVALVHLTGQDGFANAGGRSIRVLAGDGTEITRSHVPPRAASVADGAVHFRLPEAAGTSAPVWYDGAAEPTTMLSPGTVDPAQLEAGPAPEPSTTPTSTPTPTPTPTPTPTPTPTPSGATDPSPSQDPSQDPAPAPSAQDLFISEIHPDNGDPANIDDDYEFVEVTNTTGADIDLGAAGIGVSYSTTSSPSDTALADALDLALSDRDPSTPVVPGPLDVVVPAGSSTVLWLEYASGAVDTYARSEADFRAFYPSLPADVEVVRVEGQAGIANGGLRGLGLVDASTPSDLSVVSWSYLPRRSPTTPAVSTHFRVPPVPAADSTATDQRAARVLLDGDPTPGTTTPAHLEDAPTPTETPTSEPTQEPTQEPGGPVVPEQGPAPATDPTLDAPLLQVTEVAPDTTNVGSADGYEFIEVYNASDAPVSFADYVVNYLYIDASEVTVNATLWPARPADAVVAPGRTLVLWIKNGQNDALAAADFNAHFGSRLTAGVDLVEIHSPGLANGGLRGVQVQTNTGHDISRAYYHDNDDTISDQPLQYAWESGPVQVKRGTGTATPGYADPGQVPAGLVATPDDTTAPTIVDLTGGSEAPETDDLAIEVEVTDDQLVRTVELVLRTDQDAPSSRFLQFGAPGRYSYSVPSVDLFGKRWVEYTLRASDGTNERTLGPVRVQLAPDDRPPLRLALEEGQYVGATTRLVATADGDPAGLGLAVDGAPAAPTVPTLEDEPVFAFEATSTDAFFRNGVRIGEEVLTVFDEGFYERVETVTAGVPLRHLTRGQELTVGIYAGTKAWPRPDENENNDDFSALNLRLALPDGRVLRPVRCAGAGEGQEETVRACPPPTERIGFADATQVYFTATFEVPDGAFDSVAHDWDTTTVADGTHRVAAVLGDERVEREVVVDNTAPEVSSGIDDGARPRGDVTIDATASDTGSGLAGGALVATLDGRSITLPHRTSSLELAPGEHSLVLTAVDRVGNQTTRSVAFTTPDEQPTTSLLSPEHQSTVEAGDVPLVAGVDSAEGDDLTVRFREGHTYTPADEQVRVFEGSTSTALATERPGREALGDEALAQVAGPDGVAHEVSSPDALPYQLFTVAVPGDAGDDARARLSWTGSANSGAKVLMHVRSAGSGQWQEVARRVTDDAGTFTLQAMVPTADHVVDGEITVLVQHSEGFAGQVQSTRDDTPTPYHPGATPRSEYDFTIGWESDTQYYNETADWNKHQLAINEFLVDQREELDLQYVIHTGDIVNVATEPRQWQSADPAYRLFDEAGLPYGVLAGNHDVGHHDNDYSAFSQWFGEQRFAGNPWYGGSHQDNRGHFDLVSAGGIDFLMLYMGWAPGDAQIDWMNEVIAAHPERKVWVNLHEFMLTTGGLGPIPQRIMDEVVAPNPNVFAVSSGHYHDAYTRTDDFDDDGDGIADRTVYSMLFDYQGLPEGGLGYLRLMHFDNDGGRVVVRTYSPSLDDFDSDDPSLDAIHQEFEIPYAAVGIRPAVKTLATDSFRADVLTSRDIVVLRDVASGSTASTTWRDVPEGEHGWYVESTGPHGGRDLSEVRTFTAVAPQGPAELTQAPVPTLSGTPRVGETLTAQPGTWGPADPEVVLTYRWSADGEPVEGADANSLTLGADLLGSVVSVSVTGNQAGYRETTRTSEPTAPVGAGTLVAPDPVLTGTPVVGGTLVAEPGSWTPGADLVYAWSADGVDLEGADEPSLVLGEELEGRRIEVSVTGALEGYETTTRTSSPTTAVTGAALEAGTPSIVGRARVGERLQVDSGDWTPGTTLDYQWLRDGEPVAGATGPAYDLTVRDLRSSVSVAVTGSLPGREPATAVSEPVVVRVGQLSGKRPKVRGATKVGRTVSVVTGRWAPRPVSLRFRWLVDGRVVRGEKDDELRLTRAMRGDRVAVRVVANKRGYAKQVRVSNARRVRR; encoded by the coding sequence ATGCGTCGGTCGACCCTGTCGCGCGCCGTCATCGGCACCCTTGCCACCCTGCTGGCCGTCGGTTCGACGGGGGTGAGCGCCGCCGGCACCGAGCCGTCGACGCCACCCCCGGCCACGGCGACGACCAGCGCCACCGCCCCGACCCAGGGAACGAGCGCGGGGCCAACGAGCCCGACGCGGGCGCCTCGGCTGTTCGTCTCCGAGATCAACGGCGACAACGTCGGCACCGACCACTACGAGTACGTCGAGCTGCACAACCCCGGTGACGAGCCGGTCGACCTCGACGCCGAGGGCATCGAGCTGGCCTACTCCCTCGATGACGACGACCCGAGCGGGGCCGGCGTCCAGCCCGGCGACAAGCAGCTGGCCCGCGGCGGCGAGGGAAGCACCCTGCCGCTGCCCGAGGTCGAGACGGTGCTCCCCGCCCACGGCACCCTCGTGCTGTGGTTCCAGAACAGCGGCGCGAGCTACCTGGCCAAGACCGACGCGGACTTCCGGGCCCACTACGGTCTGGCCGAGGACGTCGCCCTGGTGCACCTGACCGGCCAGGACGGCTTCGCCAACGCGGGCGGGCGCAGCATCCGCGTGCTCGCCGGCGACGGCACCGAGATCACCCGGTCACACGTCCCGCCGCGCGCGGCCAGCGTCGCCGACGGAGCCGTGCATTTCCGGCTCCCGGAGGCCGCCGGCACCTCCGCGCCGGTCTGGTACGACGGCGCCGCCGAGCCGACGACGATGCTCAGCCCGGGCACCGTCGACCCCGCCCAGCTCGAGGCCGGGCCGGCGCCCGAGCCCAGCACGACGCCCACGTCCACACCCACGCCCACACCCACGCCGACCCCCACACCGACCCCCACACCGACCCCGTCGGGGGCCACCGACCCCAGCCCCAGCCAGGACCCCAGCCAGGACCCGGCCCCGGCGCCCAGCGCCCAGGACCTCTTCATCTCCGAGATCCACCCCGACAACGGCGACCCGGCCAACATCGACGACGACTACGAGTTCGTCGAGGTCACCAACACCACCGGCGCCGACATCGACCTCGGCGCCGCCGGCATCGGCGTGTCCTACTCGACCACGAGCAGCCCCAGCGACACGGCCCTGGCCGACGCCCTCGACCTGGCGCTCTCCGACCGCGACCCCTCGACACCGGTCGTCCCCGGCCCCCTCGACGTGGTGGTGCCCGCGGGCTCCAGCACCGTCCTGTGGCTCGAGTACGCCTCGGGCGCCGTCGACACCTACGCCCGCTCCGAGGCCGACTTCCGCGCCTTCTACCCCTCCCTGCCCGCCGACGTCGAGGTCGTGCGGGTCGAGGGACAGGCCGGCATCGCCAACGGCGGCCTGCGGGGTCTCGGCCTGGTCGACGCGAGCACGCCGTCGGACCTCTCCGTGGTCAGCTGGTCCTACCTGCCTCGCCGCTCCCCCACGACCCCGGCGGTCTCGACGCACTTCCGCGTGCCGCCGGTCCCGGCGGCGGACAGCACCGCCACCGACCAGCGCGCCGCCCGCGTGCTGCTCGACGGCGACCCGACCCCCGGCACCACCACGCCCGCCCACCTCGAGGACGCCCCGACGCCCACCGAGACCCCCACCTCGGAGCCCACCCAGGAGCCCACCCAGGAGCCCGGCGGCCCGGTCGTGCCCGAGCAGGGCCCGGCCCCGGCGACCGACCCCACGCTCGACGCCCCGCTGCTCCAGGTCACCGAGGTCGCCCCCGACACCACCAACGTCGGCAGTGCCGACGGCTACGAGTTCATCGAGGTCTACAACGCCTCCGACGCCCCCGTCTCCTTCGCCGACTACGTCGTGAACTACCTCTACATCGACGCCAGCGAGGTCACCGTCAACGCGACCCTGTGGCCGGCCCGACCCGCCGATGCGGTGGTCGCGCCCGGCCGCACGCTGGTGCTGTGGATCAAGAACGGCCAGAACGACGCCCTGGCGGCCGCCGACTTCAACGCCCACTTCGGCTCCCGGCTGACCGCCGGCGTCGACCTCGTCGAGATCCACTCGCCGGGGCTCGCCAACGGCGGGCTGCGCGGCGTCCAGGTCCAGACCAACACCGGTCACGACATCAGCCGCGCCTACTACCACGACAACGACGACACCATCTCCGACCAGCCGCTGCAGTACGCCTGGGAGTCCGGTCCGGTGCAGGTCAAGCGCGGCACCGGCACCGCCACCCCCGGCTACGCCGACCCCGGCCAGGTGCCGGCCGGTCTCGTCGCCACGCCCGACGACACGACGGCCCCCACCATCGTCGACCTGACCGGCGGCAGCGAGGCCCCCGAGACCGACGACCTGGCCATCGAGGTCGAGGTCACCGACGACCAGCTGGTCCGCACCGTCGAGCTGGTCCTGCGGACGGACCAGGACGCCCCCAGCAGCCGGTTCCTGCAGTTCGGCGCCCCGGGCCGCTACAGCTACTCGGTCCCGTCGGTCGACCTCTTCGGCAAGCGGTGGGTCGAGTACACGCTGCGCGCCTCCGACGGCACCAACGAGCGCACGCTGGGCCCGGTCCGCGTCCAGCTGGCCCCCGACGACCGGCCTCCGCTGCGCCTGGCGCTCGAGGAGGGCCAGTACGTCGGTGCCACGACGCGGCTCGTGGCGACCGCCGACGGCGACCCAGCCGGGCTCGGCCTCGCCGTCGACGGCGCCCCGGCCGCCCCGACCGTGCCCACCCTCGAGGACGAGCCCGTCTTCGCCTTCGAGGCGACCAGCACCGACGCGTTCTTCCGCAACGGCGTGCGCATCGGCGAGGAGGTCCTCACCGTCTTCGACGAGGGCTTCTACGAGCGGGTCGAGACCGTGACGGCCGGGGTGCCGCTGCGCCACCTGACCCGCGGGCAGGAGCTCACGGTCGGGATCTACGCGGGCACCAAGGCCTGGCCCCGGCCAGACGAGAACGAGAACAACGACGACTTCTCGGCGCTGAACCTGCGCCTGGCCCTGCCCGACGGACGCGTCCTGCGCCCGGTGCGCTGCGCCGGGGCCGGCGAGGGCCAGGAGGAGACCGTCCGGGCCTGCCCGCCTCCCACCGAGCGGATCGGCTTCGCCGACGCCACCCAGGTCTACTTCACGGCCACCTTCGAGGTGCCCGACGGCGCGTTCGACTCCGTGGCCCACGACTGGGACACCACCACGGTCGCCGACGGCACCCACCGGGTCGCCGCCGTCCTCGGCGACGAGCGGGTCGAGCGCGAGGTCGTCGTCGACAACACCGCCCCCGAGGTCTCCTCCGGCATCGACGACGGCGCGCGGCCCCGCGGCGATGTCACCATCGACGCCACCGCGAGCGACACCGGATCCGGTCTCGCCGGCGGCGCGCTCGTGGCCACGCTCGACGGCCGGTCGATCACGCTGCCGCACCGCACGAGCTCGCTCGAGCTGGCCCCCGGTGAGCACAGCCTGGTGCTGACCGCCGTGGACCGGGTCGGCAACCAGACCACGCGCAGCGTCGCGTTCACGACCCCCGACGAGCAGCCCACCACGTCGTTGCTGAGCCCCGAGCACCAGTCGACGGTGGAGGCCGGCGACGTGCCCCTGGTCGCCGGGGTCGACTCGGCCGAGGGTGACGACCTGACCGTGCGCTTCCGCGAGGGACACACCTACACCCCCGCCGACGAGCAGGTGCGGGTCTTCGAGGGCAGCACCAGCACCGCCCTGGCCACCGAGCGTCCCGGTCGGGAGGCCCTCGGCGACGAGGCCCTGGCCCAGGTGGCGGGCCCCGACGGGGTGGCCCACGAGGTCAGCTCGCCGGATGCGCTGCCCTACCAGCTGTTCACCGTCGCCGTCCCCGGCGACGCGGGCGACGACGCCCGCGCGCGGCTGAGCTGGACCGGTTCGGCGAACAGCGGCGCCAAGGTGCTGATGCACGTGCGCAGCGCCGGCTCCGGGCAGTGGCAGGAGGTCGCCCGTCGGGTCACCGACGACGCCGGCACCTTCACCCTGCAGGCGATGGTCCCCACCGCCGACCACGTGGTCGACGGCGAGATCACCGTCCTGGTGCAGCACTCCGAGGGGTTCGCCGGCCAGGTGCAGTCGACCCGCGACGACACCCCGACGCCCTACCACCCGGGCGCCACGCCGCGCTCGGAGTACGACTTCACGATCGGCTGGGAGTCCGACACGCAGTACTACAACGAGACCGCGGACTGGAACAAGCACCAGCTGGCGATCAACGAGTTCCTCGTCGACCAGCGTGAGGAGCTCGACCTGCAGTACGTCATCCACACCGGTGACATCGTCAACGTCGCGACCGAGCCGCGGCAGTGGCAGAGCGCCGACCCGGCGTACCGGCTCTTCGACGAGGCCGGGCTGCCCTACGGGGTGCTGGCCGGCAACCACGACGTCGGTCACCACGACAACGACTACTCGGCGTTCAGCCAGTGGTTCGGCGAGCAGCGCTTCGCGGGCAACCCCTGGTACGGCGGCTCGCACCAGGACAACCGCGGTCACTTCGACCTCGTCAGCGCCGGCGGCATCGACTTCTTGATGCTCTACATGGGCTGGGCACCCGGCGATGCGCAGATCGACTGGATGAACGAGGTGATCGCGGCGCACCCCGAGCGCAAGGTCTGGGTCAACCTGCACGAGTTCATGCTCACCACGGGCGGCCTCGGCCCGATCCCGCAGCGGATCATGGACGAGGTCGTGGCACCCAACCCGAACGTCTTCGCGGTGTCCTCGGGCCACTACCACGACGCCTACACCCGCACCGACGACTTCGACGACGACGGCGACGGGATCGCCGACCGCACCGTCTACTCGATGCTCTTCGACTACCAGGGCCTGCCCGAGGGCGGGCTGGGCTACCTGCGACTGATGCACTTCGACAACGACGGCGGCCGGGTGGTCGTGCGCACCTACTCCCCCTCGCTCGACGACTTCGACTCCGACGACCCCTCGCTCGACGCGATCCACCAGGAGTTCGAGATCCCCTACGCCGCCGTGGGCATCCGCCCCGCGGTCAAGACGCTGGCCACCGACTCCTTCCGAGCCGACGTGCTGACCAGCCGTGACATCGTGGTGCTGCGCGACGTGGCCTCGGGCAGCACCGCGAGCACGACCTGGCGCGACGTCCCCGAGGGCGAGCACGGCTGGTACGTCGAGTCGACCGGCCCCCACGGCGGTCGCGACCTGTCCGAGGTGCGCACCTTCACCGCGGTCGCGCCGCAGGGACCCGCCGAGCTCACGCAGGCACCCGTGCCGACCCTGTCGGGCACCCCGCGGGTCGGGGAGACGCTCACCGCGCAGCCCGGCACCTGGGGCCCGGCGGACCCCGAGGTGGTGCTGACCTACCGCTGGTCGGCCGACGGCGAGCCGGTCGAGGGGGCCGACGCCAACAGCCTCACCCTGGGCGCCGACCTGCTCGGCTCCGTGGTGAGCGTGAGCGTGACCGGCAACCAGGCCGGCTACCGCGAGACGACCCGCACCTCCGAGCCCACCGCCCCGGTCGGCGCCGGAACGCTGGTCGCACCCGACCCGGTCCTGACGGGCACCCCCGTGGTGGGCGGCACGCTGGTCGCGGAGCCGGGGTCGTGGACCCCGGGCGCCGACCTGGTCTACGCCTGGTCGGCCGACGGCGTCGACCTCGAGGGCGCGGACGAGCCCAGCCTCGTGCTGGGCGAGGAGCTGGAGGGCCGCCGGATCGAGGTGAGCGTCACCGGCGCCCTCGAGGGCTACGAGACCACGACGCGGACCTCCTCCCCCACCACCGCCGTCACCGGGGCGGCGCTCGAGGCCGGCACGCCGAGCATCGTGGGTCGCGCCCGTGTCGGCGAGCGCCTGCAGGTCGACTCGGGCGACTGGACGCCGGGCACCACGCTCGACTACCAGTGGCTGCGCGACGGCGAGCCCGTCGCCGGCGCCACCGGGCCGGCGTACGACCTGACGGTGCGCGACCTGCGCTCGTCGGTGAGCGTGGCGGTCACCGGCTCGCTGCCCGGGCGGGAGCCGGCCACCGCGGTCTCGGAGCCGGTGGTGGTCCGGGTCGGGCAGCTGTCCGGCAAGCGCCCGAAGGTCCGAGGGGCGACGAAGGTGGGCCGCACCGTCTCGGTGGTGACCGGACGCTGGGCTCCCCGACCGGTGTCGCTGCGCTTCCGCTGGCTGGTCGACGGCCGGGTCGTGCGCGGCGAGAAGGACGACGAGCTGCGCCTGACCCGGGCGATGCGTGGCGACCGGGTCGCCGTGCGGGTCGTGGCCAACAAGCGCGGCTACGCCAAGCAGGTGCGTGTCAGCAACGCCCGCAGGGTGCGCCGCTGA
- a CDS encoding HNH endonuclease signature motif containing protein, with the protein MRLLQNPTSDRVPDPGAGVPANSFPAAEAGPVAQAVATARAAMAAAREGDLKHQPVDDLAALVQALSGLEAEACALLGDVLGEAERRQVADAEAATGTDAWAAALTGQSREVLAGGARIAELLRTKYHHAREAYATGAITTRQVRVIVAAAEQAPLETTAEQLAAAEEMLVNKATGIGTRSGRPMNAKRLRQAARRMLDIVDRDLADKHEAIMLGRESRRAKHETYLALHDNGDGTYTGKFTIPELHGSLLRTALETLSAPRRLNKTRTSPDGEQVSGYDESAPTGPGHGLSGWEIAGNALCELIEHLPTDGWNGANALTLLVTMTAEDLTHDLTQAGKIDPADWPDWHGPDETGTAKLDTGIRTAAGDLRRLACEAGLVPAVLNTQSVPLDLGRTRRLHSHHQRKALALVHDTCAIGTCERPFAWSEIHHLIPWGRGGDTDLDAIPLCSWHHHRAHDPRWHLTHHPLRGWELRARERRRRS; encoded by the coding sequence ATGAGGCTGCTCCAGAACCCCACCAGCGACCGGGTCCCCGACCCGGGTGCCGGGGTGCCCGCCAACAGCTTCCCGGCCGCGGAGGCCGGTCCGGTGGCGCAGGCGGTCGCGACCGCTCGTGCCGCGATGGCCGCGGCGCGCGAGGGCGACCTGAAGCACCAGCCGGTCGACGACCTGGCCGCCCTGGTGCAGGCACTCTCCGGCCTCGAGGCCGAGGCCTGCGCCCTGCTCGGTGACGTGCTCGGCGAGGCCGAACGCCGCCAGGTCGCCGACGCCGAGGCCGCCACCGGCACCGACGCCTGGGCCGCCGCACTGACCGGGCAGTCCCGCGAGGTCCTCGCCGGCGGCGCCCGGATCGCCGAGCTGCTGCGCACCAAGTACCACCACGCCCGCGAGGCCTACGCGACCGGGGCGATCACCACCCGCCAGGTCCGCGTCATCGTCGCCGCCGCCGAACAAGCACCCCTCGAGACAACGGCAGAGCAGCTCGCGGCCGCCGAGGAGATGCTGGTCAACAAGGCCACCGGCATCGGGACCCGGTCAGGCCGCCCGATGAACGCCAAACGGCTCCGGCAGGCCGCCCGACGGATGCTCGACATCGTCGACCGCGACCTGGCCGACAAGCACGAAGCGATCATGCTCGGCCGCGAATCCCGCCGCGCCAAGCACGAGACCTACCTCGCCCTGCACGACAACGGCGACGGCACCTACACCGGCAAGTTCACCATCCCCGAGCTGCACGGCTCCCTGCTCCGCACCGCACTCGAGACCCTCTCCGCCCCCAGACGCCTCAACAAGACCCGCACAAGCCCCGACGGTGAACAGGTCTCCGGGTACGACGAGTCCGCGCCCACCGGCCCCGGCCACGGCCTGTCCGGGTGGGAAATCGCAGGCAACGCCCTGTGCGAGCTCATCGAGCACCTGCCCACCGACGGCTGGAACGGCGCCAACGCCCTCACACTGCTGGTCACCATGACCGCCGAGGACCTCACCCACGACCTCACCCAAGCAGGGAAGATCGACCCCGCCGACTGGCCCGACTGGCACGGCCCCGACGAGACCGGCACCGCAAAGCTCGACACCGGCATCCGCACCGCCGCCGGCGACCTCCGCCGACTCGCCTGCGAGGCCGGACTCGTCCCCGCCGTCCTCAACACCCAGTCCGTCCCCCTCGACCTCGGCAGGACCAGACGGCTCCATAGCCACCACCAACGAAAAGCCTTGGCTCTGGTCCACGACACGTGTGCGATCGGGACCTGCGAAAGACCGTTCGCCTGGTCCGAGATCCACCACCTCATCCCGTGGGGACGAGGAGGCGACACCGACCTCGACGCCATCCCCCTCTGCTCCTGGCACCACCACCGCGCCCACGACCCCCGATGGCACCTCACCCACCACCCCCTCCGCGGCTGGGAGCTGCGCGCCCGCGAGCGACGCAGGAGATCCTGA
- a CDS encoding GntP family permease — protein sequence MEAIAPAHGTATLLLIAAAAVAVLLFLIMKVRLHAFIALVLVSLLTAVAAGIPLALVPTALTSGFGSTLASVALLVGFGVMLGRLLEITGGAQVLADTLINRFGEERAPFALGVAALLFGFPIFFDAGLVVFLPIIITVARRFGGSVLYYALPAAGAFAAMHAIVPPHPGPVAAGTVLGGDIGVVLLVGLPVAVLSWYVGVYLVSRWLGARIDVPLPDLLLGPVNGGRDAGSEAGTGTDGSTGTTTTTATTASTTVAPPAFSTVLGLLLVPLVLIALNTVLTTLVTAGTIDEGNSLVEGLQLVGQTPVALLITLLLAIATIGRRGRTLSETTHVLDEALGPICSIILITGAGGMFGGVLRASGIGEALTSSLSDLGMPLLLQAFLIATALRVAQGSATVALTTAAGLIASQAAGLHDVRVALLVIAVAAGATVLSHVNDSGFWLVSRFFGMDEKTTLKTWTVMETTLGLSAFAAAAVLWPLSGLLL from the coding sequence ATGGAAGCGATCGCTCCCGCCCACGGCACCGCCACGCTGCTGCTGATCGCAGCCGCCGCGGTCGCCGTCCTGCTGTTCCTGATCATGAAGGTGCGGCTGCACGCCTTCATCGCGCTCGTGCTGGTGAGCCTGCTGACCGCGGTGGCCGCGGGCATCCCGCTGGCGCTGGTGCCCACGGCGTTGACCAGCGGCTTCGGCAGCACGTTGGCGTCGGTGGCGCTGCTGGTCGGCTTCGGCGTGATGCTCGGGCGGCTGCTCGAGATCACCGGTGGCGCCCAGGTGCTCGCCGACACCCTGATCAACCGGTTCGGCGAGGAGCGGGCCCCCTTCGCCCTCGGCGTGGCCGCACTGCTCTTCGGCTTCCCGATCTTCTTCGACGCGGGCCTCGTGGTCTTCCTGCCCATCATCATCACCGTCGCCCGCCGCTTCGGCGGCTCGGTCCTCTACTACGCGCTGCCCGCGGCCGGCGCCTTCGCCGCCATGCACGCGATCGTCCCGCCGCACCCCGGCCCCGTCGCCGCCGGCACCGTGCTGGGCGGTGACATCGGCGTCGTGCTGCTGGTGGGCCTGCCCGTCGCCGTGCTGAGCTGGTACGTCGGCGTCTACCTCGTCTCGCGCTGGCTCGGCGCGCGCATCGACGTGCCGCTGCCCGACCTGCTGCTCGGCCCCGTCAACGGCGGCCGCGACGCCGGCTCCGAGGCCGGCACCGGCACCGACGGCTCGACCGGCACCACGACGACCACCGCCACCACCGCGAGCACCACCGTGGCCCCGCCGGCCTTCTCGACCGTCCTGGGGCTGCTGCTCGTGCCGCTGGTGCTGATCGCGCTCAACACCGTGCTGACGACCCTGGTCACCGCCGGCACGATCGACGAGGGCAACAGCCTCGTCGAGGGCCTGCAGCTGGTCGGCCAGACCCCCGTCGCCCTGCTGATCACGCTGCTGCTGGCCATCGCCACCATCGGTCGGCGCGGTCGCACGCTCTCGGAGACCACGCACGTGCTCGACGAGGCGCTCGGCCCGATCTGCTCGATCATCCTGATCACCGGCGCCGGCGGCATGTTCGGCGGCGTGCTGCGCGCCAGCGGCATCGGTGAGGCGCTGACCAGCTCGCTGTCCGACCTGGGCATGCCGCTGCTGCTGCAGGCCTTCCTGATCGCCACCGCGCTGCGCGTGGCCCAGGGCTCGGCCACCGTGGCGCTGACCACCGCCGCCGGCCTGATCGCCAGCCAGGCAGCGGGCCTGCACGACGTGCGCGTGGCCCTGCTGGTCATCGCGGTGGCCGCCGGCGCGACCGTGCTCTCGCACGTCAACGACTCCGGCTTCTGGCTGGTCAGCCGCTTCTTCGGGATGGACGAGAAGACCACCCTGAAGACCTGGACGGTCATGGAGACCACGCTGGGCCTGTCCGCCTTCGCGGCCGCGGCGGTGCTCTGGCCCCTCAGCGGCCTGCTGCTGTGA
- a CDS encoding sulfatase family protein, whose protein sequence is MPVPRLRSAVLALAPLALAAAVVPGVSAGTTTTTVDPVQLHQRLVGAAMHAGVSDDYEAPLPPVREQADAEAPNIVLITTDDQTAADMRFMPRTRRLLGRAGATFEDAISPHPLCCPARAEIVSGQFAQNNGVHSNGGEYGGYRRLEDPHNTLPKWLYESGYHTGMVGKFITHWKPQRDGVPTGWEWFDVPRTSTFGYYDFKMFTQGVKQRYNDGQAYSSTYTTDRTVELIDSWSQGRDPEQPDAAPEADPKPFFIWSSYFAPHGECGEGSCKNGPTPERKYADARRNAKAPSLKKRSYDAPQHRPNPLVEGRPVASRGHTQKFFLDRIRSLQSVDEGVARIVTSLREAGELSNTVIMFTSDNGYLLGEHRYSGKIVPYEEALRVPLLVRGPGIERSRPTWPATTVDLAPTIASLAGARPGRLQDGRDLTPALMGGARPAGDTTLVQAGARSARDGTGAWMYRGVRTADYTFTKWKRRSGRPFAELFDRRADPQQIRNVAGQPRYRKVRRELERRLSALNRCGGARACFRDFGPVPRPRR, encoded by the coding sequence GTGCCTGTTCCACGCCTGCGCTCGGCAGTCCTCGCCCTCGCCCCCCTCGCCCTGGCCGCCGCCGTCGTGCCCGGGGTCTCGGCGGGCACCACCACGACGACGGTCGACCCCGTCCAGCTGCACCAGCGCCTGGTCGGTGCGGCGATGCATGCCGGTGTCTCGGACGACTACGAGGCCCCGCTGCCCCCGGTGCGCGAGCAGGCGGACGCCGAGGCCCCCAACATCGTGCTCATCACCACCGATGACCAGACGGCCGCCGACATGCGCTTCATGCCGCGCACGCGCCGGCTGCTCGGCCGGGCCGGGGCCACCTTCGAGGACGCCATCAGCCCGCACCCGCTGTGCTGCCCGGCCCGTGCCGAGATCGTCTCGGGCCAGTTCGCCCAGAACAACGGCGTGCACTCCAACGGCGGCGAGTACGGCGGCTACCGCCGGCTCGAGGACCCCCACAACACGCTGCCCAAGTGGCTCTACGAGAGCGGCTACCACACCGGCATGGTCGGGAAGTTCATCACGCACTGGAAGCCCCAGCGCGACGGCGTGCCGACGGGCTGGGAGTGGTTCGACGTGCCGCGCACCTCGACGTTCGGCTACTACGACTTCAAGATGTTCACCCAGGGCGTCAAGCAGCGCTACAACGACGGCCAGGCCTACTCCAGCACCTACACCACCGACCGCACCGTCGAGCTGATCGACAGCTGGTCGCAGGGCCGCGATCCCGAGCAGCCCGACGCCGCGCCGGAGGCGGACCCGAAGCCGTTCTTCATCTGGAGCTCCTACTTCGCCCCGCACGGCGAGTGCGGTGAGGGCAGCTGCAAGAACGGGCCCACGCCCGAGCGCAAGTACGCCGACGCCCGCCGCAACGCCAAGGCGCCCAGCCTGAAGAAGCGGTCGTACGACGCCCCGCAGCACCGCCCCAACCCCCTGGTCGAAGGCAGGCCGGTGGCCTCCCGCGGGCACACCCAGAAGTTCTTCCTCGACCGGATCCGCTCGCTGCAGAGCGTCGACGAGGGGGTCGCGCGGATCGTGACGTCGCTGCGCGAGGCCGGCGAGCTGAGCAACACCGTCATCATGTTCACCTCCGACAACGGCTACCTGCTGGGCGAGCACCGCTACTCCGGCAAGATCGTGCCTTACGAGGAGGCGCTGCGGGTGCCGCTGCTGGTGCGCGGCCCGGGCATCGAGCGCTCGCGGCCGACCTGGCCGGCCACCACCGTCGACCTGGCGCCGACCATCGCCTCGCTGGCCGGCGCCCGGCCCGGACGCCTCCAGGACGGCCGTGACCTGACGCCGGCGCTGATGGGCGGTGCCCGGCCCGCAGGCGACACCACTCTGGTGCAGGCCGGCGCCCGCTCGGCCCGCGACGGCACCGGCGCGTGGATGTACCGCGGCGTGCGCACCGCCGACTACACCTTCACCAAGTGGAAGCGGCGCTCGGGCCGGCCCTTCGCCGAGCTCTTCGACCGCCGCGCCGACCCGCAGCAGATCCGCAACGTGGCCGGCCAGCCCCGCTACCGCAAGGTGCGCCGCGAGCTGGAGCGCCGGTTGTCGGCGCTGAACCGCTGCGGCGGCGCCAGGGCCTGCTTCCGCGACTTCGGCCCGGTGCCGCGCCCGCGGCGCTGA